The following coding sequences lie in one Apium graveolens cultivar Ventura chromosome 3, ASM990537v1, whole genome shotgun sequence genomic window:
- the LOC141713269 gene encoding uncharacterized protein LOC141713269 isoform X3 codes for MVGRSGVESLVSWFVKVAHPQEAHAVFYSASSFFFILSAYFVIIPLRDEGAISLGLANLPQLFVGSLFLTLLAAPLSTLVFSLPNLSRPKALVLILRFFSVSLAVFFILWVSSSPGYSLSNFKGFVMKSSTIKEELKIEVGKSTPAYSSGWGDHGWFYISVRIGLFLWVALLNLITISSTWARVIDVVDSESASRLFGFIGAGATLGQLFGSLFATGMAWMGPYLLLFASLLMELAAQSSKRINMDKAYLHEELFQMRKPDSVEQTASADEQTASAARGCSVNFLASLKNPEKWAIFDGLRLILSSTYLLQVSLFLWFSAAVSSFFYFQKVNVIATTIVSPTGRRMLFAQINSFIAVFILAGQLSLTGRILTFAGVTLAICSSPIVGFLNLIAIAVWPSWVSIAVSETLRKVVNYVVTRPAREILFTVVSQDEKYKAKLLSSVLFSFPLLLSP; via the exons ATGGTGGGGAGATCTGGTGTTGAATCGTTAGTCTCCTGGTTTGTAAAGGTCGCTCATCCCCAAGAAGCCCACGCTGTTTTTTACTCTGCGTCCTCTTTCTTCTTT ATACTAAGTGCGTATTTCGTAATAATTCCGTTGCGAGATGAAGGTGCAATCTCATTAGGATTAGCTAACCTTCCTCAGCTTTTTGTTGGCTCTTTGTTCCTTACATTGCTTGCTGCTCCACTTTCCACTCTCGTCTTTTCGCTTCCTAATCTTTCCCGACCTAAG GCATTGGTTCTGATACTCCGGTTTTTCAGCGTGTCACTTGCTGTCTTCTTTATTCTCTGGGTTTCCTCTTCGCCCGGATATTCGCTTTCAAACTTCAAG GGGTTTGTCATGAAGTCCTCAACTATAAAAGAAGAACTAAAGATTGAAGTTGGTAAATCCACTCCAGCATATTCAAGCGGCTGGGGTGACCATGGATGGTTTTATATTTCAGTGAGAATTGGCTTATTCCTTTGG GTGGCTCTGCTTAATCTTATTACTATTTCTTCAACTTGGGCAAGAGTCATAGATGTGGTGGACAGTGAG TCAGCTTCAAGATTGTTTGGTTTCATTGGTGCTGGCGCTACACTTGGCCAGCTATTTGGTTCATTATTTGCGACAGGCATGGCCTGGATGGGACCAT ATTTGCTCCTTTTTGCTTCTCTACTGATGGAACTGGCTGCACAGTCGTCAAAAAGGATAAACATGGACAAAGCCTATCTTCATGAAGAACTATTTCAAATGAG AAAGCCTGATAGTGTTGAACAAACTGCTTCGGCTGATGAACAAACTGCGTCGGCTGCTAGGGGATGTTCTGTCAATTTTTTAGCTTCTCTGAAGAATCCTGAAAAATGGGCTATATTCGATGGACTGAGGCTTATATTATCATCAACATACTTGCTTCAGGTGTCACTATTCCTGTGGTTTAGTGCAGCTGTATCCTCATTTTTCTACTTTCAG AAAGTAAATGTGATTGCCACAACAATTGTGAGCCCCACTGGCAGAAGGATGCTATTTGCGCAGATTAACAGCTTTATTGCTGTTTTTATCCTTGCCGGACAACTTTCTTTGACG GGACGCATACTTACCTTTGCTGGGGTGACCTTGGCTATATGCTCATCACCAATCGTTGGATTCTTAAATCTAATAGCTATTGCTGTGTGGCCTAGTTGGGTATCGATTGCTGTCTCTGAGACCCTTCGGAAG GTAGTCAATTATGTTGTAACTAGGCCAGCAAGAGAAATCCTTTTTACCGTTGTCTCACAAGATGAAAAATACAAAGCAAAG CTTCTCTCTAGTGTCCTGTTCTCTTTCCCATTGCTGTTATCACCGTAA
- the LOC141713269 gene encoding uncharacterized protein LOC141713269 isoform X2 codes for MVGRSGVESLVSWFVKVAHPQEAHAVFYSASSFFFILSAYFVIIPLRDEGAISLGLANLPQLFVGSLFLTLLAAPLSTLVFSLPNLSRPKALVLILRFFSVSLAVFFILWVSSSPGYSLSNFKGFVMKSSTIKEELKIEVGKSTPAYSSGWGDHGWFYISVALLNLITISSTWARVIDVVDSESASRLFGFIGAGATLGQLFGSLFATGMAWMGPYLLLFASLLMELAAQSSKRINMDKAYLHEELFQMRKPDSVEQTASADEQTASAARGCSVNFLASLKNPEKWAIFDGLRLILSSTYLLQVSLFLWFSAAVSSFFYFQKVNVIATTIVSPTGRRMLFAQINSFIAVFILAGQLSLTGRILTFAGVTLAICSSPIVGFLNLIAIAVWPSWVSIAVSETLRKVVNYVVTRPAREILFTVVSQDEKYKAKVCIDVVVQRLGDATAAGIYKLLYSSLNGKTTTISLYFIPVCLLWIATAFQLGRRQTQLAKI; via the exons ATGGTGGGGAGATCTGGTGTTGAATCGTTAGTCTCCTGGTTTGTAAAGGTCGCTCATCCCCAAGAAGCCCACGCTGTTTTTTACTCTGCGTCCTCTTTCTTCTTT ATACTAAGTGCGTATTTCGTAATAATTCCGTTGCGAGATGAAGGTGCAATCTCATTAGGATTAGCTAACCTTCCTCAGCTTTTTGTTGGCTCTTTGTTCCTTACATTGCTTGCTGCTCCACTTTCCACTCTCGTCTTTTCGCTTCCTAATCTTTCCCGACCTAAG GCATTGGTTCTGATACTCCGGTTTTTCAGCGTGTCACTTGCTGTCTTCTTTATTCTCTGGGTTTCCTCTTCGCCCGGATATTCGCTTTCAAACTTCAAG GGGTTTGTCATGAAGTCCTCAACTATAAAAGAAGAACTAAAGATTGAAGTTGGTAAATCCACTCCAGCATATTCAAGCGGCTGGGGTGACCATGGATGGTTTTATATTTCA GTGGCTCTGCTTAATCTTATTACTATTTCTTCAACTTGGGCAAGAGTCATAGATGTGGTGGACAGTGAG TCAGCTTCAAGATTGTTTGGTTTCATTGGTGCTGGCGCTACACTTGGCCAGCTATTTGGTTCATTATTTGCGACAGGCATGGCCTGGATGGGACCAT ATTTGCTCCTTTTTGCTTCTCTACTGATGGAACTGGCTGCACAGTCGTCAAAAAGGATAAACATGGACAAAGCCTATCTTCATGAAGAACTATTTCAAATGAG AAAGCCTGATAGTGTTGAACAAACTGCTTCGGCTGATGAACAAACTGCGTCGGCTGCTAGGGGATGTTCTGTCAATTTTTTAGCTTCTCTGAAGAATCCTGAAAAATGGGCTATATTCGATGGACTGAGGCTTATATTATCATCAACATACTTGCTTCAGGTGTCACTATTCCTGTGGTTTAGTGCAGCTGTATCCTCATTTTTCTACTTTCAG AAAGTAAATGTGATTGCCACAACAATTGTGAGCCCCACTGGCAGAAGGATGCTATTTGCGCAGATTAACAGCTTTATTGCTGTTTTTATCCTTGCCGGACAACTTTCTTTGACG GGACGCATACTTACCTTTGCTGGGGTGACCTTGGCTATATGCTCATCACCAATCGTTGGATTCTTAAATCTAATAGCTATTGCTGTGTGGCCTAGTTGGGTATCGATTGCTGTCTCTGAGACCCTTCGGAAG GTAGTCAATTATGTTGTAACTAGGCCAGCAAGAGAAATCCTTTTTACCGTTGTCTCACAAGATGAAAAATACAAAGCAAAG GTCTGCATTGATGTAGTTGTTCAAAGGCTTGGAGATGCAACTGCTGCTGGAATATACAAGCTACTCTATAGCAGTCTTAATGGCAAAACAACAACCATCTCTCTATATTTTATCCCT GTATGTTTATTGTGGATAGCGACAGCATTCCAGTTGGGCCGCAGGCAAACACAACTTGCAAAGATCTAG
- the LOC141713269 gene encoding uncharacterized protein LOC141713269 isoform X1: MVGRSGVESLVSWFVKVAHPQEAHAVFYSASSFFFILSAYFVIIPLRDEGAISLGLANLPQLFVGSLFLTLLAAPLSTLVFSLPNLSRPKALVLILRFFSVSLAVFFILWVSSSPGYSLSNFKGFVMKSSTIKEELKIEVGKSTPAYSSGWGDHGWFYISVRIGLFLWVALLNLITISSTWARVIDVVDSESASRLFGFIGAGATLGQLFGSLFATGMAWMGPYLLLFASLLMELAAQSSKRINMDKAYLHEELFQMRKPDSVEQTASADEQTASAARGCSVNFLASLKNPEKWAIFDGLRLILSSTYLLQVSLFLWFSAAVSSFFYFQKVNVIATTIVSPTGRRMLFAQINSFIAVFILAGQLSLTGRILTFAGVTLAICSSPIVGFLNLIAIAVWPSWVSIAVSETLRKVVNYVVTRPAREILFTVVSQDEKYKAKVCIDVVVQRLGDATAAGIYKLLYSSLNGKTTTISLYFIPVCLLWIATAFQLGRRQTQLAKI, encoded by the exons ATGGTGGGGAGATCTGGTGTTGAATCGTTAGTCTCCTGGTTTGTAAAGGTCGCTCATCCCCAAGAAGCCCACGCTGTTTTTTACTCTGCGTCCTCTTTCTTCTTT ATACTAAGTGCGTATTTCGTAATAATTCCGTTGCGAGATGAAGGTGCAATCTCATTAGGATTAGCTAACCTTCCTCAGCTTTTTGTTGGCTCTTTGTTCCTTACATTGCTTGCTGCTCCACTTTCCACTCTCGTCTTTTCGCTTCCTAATCTTTCCCGACCTAAG GCATTGGTTCTGATACTCCGGTTTTTCAGCGTGTCACTTGCTGTCTTCTTTATTCTCTGGGTTTCCTCTTCGCCCGGATATTCGCTTTCAAACTTCAAG GGGTTTGTCATGAAGTCCTCAACTATAAAAGAAGAACTAAAGATTGAAGTTGGTAAATCCACTCCAGCATATTCAAGCGGCTGGGGTGACCATGGATGGTTTTATATTTCAGTGAGAATTGGCTTATTCCTTTGG GTGGCTCTGCTTAATCTTATTACTATTTCTTCAACTTGGGCAAGAGTCATAGATGTGGTGGACAGTGAG TCAGCTTCAAGATTGTTTGGTTTCATTGGTGCTGGCGCTACACTTGGCCAGCTATTTGGTTCATTATTTGCGACAGGCATGGCCTGGATGGGACCAT ATTTGCTCCTTTTTGCTTCTCTACTGATGGAACTGGCTGCACAGTCGTCAAAAAGGATAAACATGGACAAAGCCTATCTTCATGAAGAACTATTTCAAATGAG AAAGCCTGATAGTGTTGAACAAACTGCTTCGGCTGATGAACAAACTGCGTCGGCTGCTAGGGGATGTTCTGTCAATTTTTTAGCTTCTCTGAAGAATCCTGAAAAATGGGCTATATTCGATGGACTGAGGCTTATATTATCATCAACATACTTGCTTCAGGTGTCACTATTCCTGTGGTTTAGTGCAGCTGTATCCTCATTTTTCTACTTTCAG AAAGTAAATGTGATTGCCACAACAATTGTGAGCCCCACTGGCAGAAGGATGCTATTTGCGCAGATTAACAGCTTTATTGCTGTTTTTATCCTTGCCGGACAACTTTCTTTGACG GGACGCATACTTACCTTTGCTGGGGTGACCTTGGCTATATGCTCATCACCAATCGTTGGATTCTTAAATCTAATAGCTATTGCTGTGTGGCCTAGTTGGGTATCGATTGCTGTCTCTGAGACCCTTCGGAAG GTAGTCAATTATGTTGTAACTAGGCCAGCAAGAGAAATCCTTTTTACCGTTGTCTCACAAGATGAAAAATACAAAGCAAAG GTCTGCATTGATGTAGTTGTTCAAAGGCTTGGAGATGCAACTGCTGCTGGAATATACAAGCTACTCTATAGCAGTCTTAATGGCAAAACAACAACCATCTCTCTATATTTTATCCCT GTATGTTTATTGTGGATAGCGACAGCATTCCAGTTGGGCCGCAGGCAAACACAACTTGCAAAGATCTAG